TGAAGTAACACCAGGTATGGCAAGTGATGAGACACTTCTTTACGGTGTAGAAGTTAAATTCTATTCAAATAAGATCTTAACAAACAAAGACTTTGAAACTAATATCAAAGGACTACGCGCAATCGGTGACGGAGCATCTGTAACAAGAGGATTACAGCAGGCATCTGCGAATGGATTAAGCGTTGCGAAGAGTATCTTAAATAAATAAAATATCAAATAAAAATATTAAAACAAAAATCCCTGACAGGTTTCTAAACCATTAGGGATTTTTCTGTTTGAGAATCCTGCAAAGAATGATTCTTCCTTATAAAAAAATTATTTTTTGAATTTAGGATGTTTTTCATAGAAAGCTTTGTTCGCCTGCTCTCCTGCAAGGATCAATCGATGAAGTCCTTCTTTAGGACATAAAGTTCCAGTATATCCCATCATGGAAAGAACCTGCATGATATGTGTGTAGTATACACCAGTACTTTCTTTGGATACTTCATAAAGCTGATCCATCGTGATCGGATATTCATCCATCAATGACTGATAAGATTTTGTGACAGCATCGGATAATTTCTTTAAGTCTTTGCTTAAAGAATGCTGAAGCCGGTCAGTGTCAATCGGATAATAACATAAAATATGAACATTCGTCTGTGTCTCCTCATGCCATGCGTTTGCCTCGACGGCAGGAATCGCATGAACACCAAGCTCTTTCCCAAGTCTTACAGCTTCCGGAATGGAATGTGTTGATTCGTGGTCAGAGATTGCAATATAATCAAGGCCGATACGTTTCGCATAAGGAATGATCTGGTCAACACGCATAGCACCATCCGATAAAACGGTGTGACAATGTAAGTCTGCTTTTATATAAAAAATACCTCCAAAATATTTATTCCATTTTCTTTAAGATCGTTAAAATATTAGATAATGACTGATGAAATAATTCCTGATCTTCTTTTGACAGTGATTCAAAACGTTTGGAAAGGTATTCTTTGACAAGCGCTTTTTCCTGAAGGATCAGCTGGTTTCCTTTCTCTGTGAGTTTTACATAAACCATTTTTCTGTTTTCATCACTTCTAAAACGTGTGACATACTCATCCTTCACAAGTGGAGAAACGGCTCTTGTAGCCTGTTCCTTAGATGATGCCAGATAAGAAGATAACTGTGACATATTCAATGAACGACCTCCAGACAGTGCAAATAAGATAAGAATCTGTGTTTTGGTAAGATCCATGGAAGGTATGTCGATCGTGTTTAAAAGAAATTTCTGACAGATTGGAAAAATTTCAAAAAGTGCAGAAACATCATTCAATGTAAATCCCTCTCTTTCGATGTTTTTCTAACTAAAAGTATACCACTTTATGAATAAAAATCAATAATCAACAAAAATCAATATTTGACAAAAGTCAAATAAAAAGATAAAATAGGAGAAACACTATAAAATGACCTTGATCAAAGGAGGTAACCTATGAGTGAAACAACAACACAGATGCAGGATTTTCTGACACGCCAGGCGAAAGTCTGCCATGATAATTGTGAGATAGAGAAAGATCTGTACAAAGAGCTGGGAGTGAAACGAGGACTCAGAGATGTCGATGGAGTCGGCGTTCTTGCAGGTCTTACGAATATATCCTGTATTCAATCCAGTGAGATGATCAATGGAGAGAAAGTACCTTGTGAAGGAAAGTTATTTTATAGAGGATATAATATATATGAATTAGTCGATGGATTTATGAAGAGAGGCGAATTTGGATTTGAAGAAATCACCTATCTTTTACTATTTGGAAAACTGCCGGATGAAAAACAATTGAAAGAATTCAGAGAAATTTTGGCACAGAGTATGACACTTCCAAAGAATTTCACAAGAGATGTTATTTTAAAGGCACCATCGAAAGACATTATGAATACGTTGACAAAGAGCATTTTAACACTGGCATCGTATGATGATAAAGCATCTGATATTTCTATGGAAAATGTATTAAGACAATGTCTGATGTTGATCAGTGTTTTGCCGATGATGGCAGTTTATGGATATCATGGTTACAATCATTACGTCAATGATGACAGCCTGTACATCCATCGTCCAGATCCAAACTGTTCCATGGCAGAAAATATTTTAAGAATGCTGCGTCCAGACAAATCTTATACAGAATTGGAAGCCAGAGTGTTAGATATTGCACTCGTTCTTCATATGGAACATGGAGGAGGAAATAACTCAACATTTACAACCCATGTCGTGACATCTTCAGGATCAGATACATATTCAGTGATCGCAGCTGCACTTTCATCATTGAAAGGTCCCAAACATGGAGGAGCGAATATCAAAGTTGTTGAGATGATGCAGGATTTAAGAAAAAATGTGGATGATATCAGTGATGAAAGTCAGGTAGAAGAATACTTAAGAAAACTGCTGCACAAAGAAGCATTTGACCAAAAAGGACTGATCTATGGAATGGGGCATGCAGTATATAGTATTTCAGATCCAAGAGCGCAGATTTTCAAAGCTTTTGTAAAGAAACTGGCCCTTGCAAAAGAAAGAGAAAAAGATTTCGAACTCTATTCTATGATTGAAACATTGGCACCAAAAGTAATCGCAGATGAACGAAAAATCTACAAA
The sequence above is drawn from the Anaerostipes hadrus ATCC 29173 = JCM 17467 genome and encodes:
- a CDS encoding PHP domain-containing protein — protein: MFYIKADLHCHTVLSDGAMRVDQIIPYAKRIGLDYIAISDHESTHSIPEAVRLGKELGVHAIPAVEANAWHEETQTNVHILCYYPIDTDRLQHSLSKDLKKLSDAVTKSYQSLMDEYPITMDQLYEVSKESTGVYYTHIMQVLSMMGYTGTLCPKEGLHRLILAGEQANKAFYEKHPKFKK
- a CDS encoding citrate/2-methylcitrate synthase, with protein sequence MSETTTQMQDFLTRQAKVCHDNCEIEKDLYKELGVKRGLRDVDGVGVLAGLTNISCIQSSEMINGEKVPCEGKLFYRGYNIYELVDGFMKRGEFGFEEITYLLLFGKLPDEKQLKEFREILAQSMTLPKNFTRDVILKAPSKDIMNTLTKSILTLASYDDKASDISMENVLRQCLMLISVLPMMAVYGYHGYNHYVNDDSLYIHRPDPNCSMAENILRMLRPDKSYTELEARVLDIALVLHMEHGGGNNSTFTTHVVTSSGSDTYSVIAAALSSLKGPKHGGANIKVVEMMQDLRKNVDDISDESQVEEYLRKLLHKEAFDQKGLIYGMGHAVYSISDPRAQIFKAFVKKLALAKEREKDFELYSMIETLAPKVIADERKIYKGVSANVDFYSGFVYSMLDIPLELFTPIFAMARIVGWSAHRLEELTNVDKIIRPAYQSVQDEKEYIEMEDR
- a CDS encoding MarR family winged helix-turn-helix transcriptional regulator, which gives rise to MNDVSALFEIFPICQKFLLNTIDIPSMDLTKTQILILFALSGGRSLNMSQLSSYLASSKEQATRAVSPLVKDEYVTRFRSDENRKMVYVKLTEKGNQLILQEKALVKEYLSKRFESLSKEDQELFHQSLSNILTILKKME